The DNA segment GGTCCATCTCAGGTATGGCCACGCTCGCAAATGTTGCCGAGGTGGCAGCTGATGAACCGCAAATGGCCTTAAAGCCGGTTGCCCCGAGCACCGTGGCCATGGCAAGACCGCCGGGGACATGCCCTACGAACCTGTGCGCCGCATTGTAGAGTCTGACCGCGATCCCGGCATTAAAGCCGATTTGGCCCATGAGAATAAAGAGAGGGAAGACCGTGTATCCGTAATTTGTAATGACATCGAAAACGTCCCTGCCCACGAGCTGCATTGCCGGTCGGAAGCCGTTCAGGTATGCGAAACCCACAAACCCCATGAGCGCCATGGCGAAGCCTAATTCGATGCCTGTTGCAAAAAGAACAAGGAGGAGAACAAGAGCGATTACGCCGACGGTTATCTCATTCATATTGGCCCCTCCATATTTTTACGATGTCGAAGATAAATACAAGGCATTCCAGGAAACAGCAGATCCCCACCCCGTAGGCAATTGGAAAAAAAGGAATTTTCAGTGTGGAGGAAACCTCCCCGGAGGCGTGCAATTCCACGCCGACCATGATGAGGTTATATCCGATAACCATGAACAGGATGAGGCAAAAGACGCGTGTCAGTGTGTTCATTATCGCCCTGGGCCTTTTGGAAAGCTTCTCGAGGAGGATTTCCATATAAACGTGTCCCCGGTCGAGCGACACCATGGGGATCGTGAAACCTATGACGACGGCGAGCGCCAGCGCCACCATCTCATAAGTACCCAAGATTGGGTAACCGAGAGCCCGCATGATCACGTCAGCCACAGTCAGAAACATCATAAGACTCAAGGCTGCACCGCCGATAAAACTGAGAACCTTATATAATACCCTGAAGAAATTGCTTGATAGATCTCCCATAATTACACCACCCTGTATGATT comes from the Syntrophorhabdaceae bacterium genome and includes:
- a CDS encoding TRAP transporter small permease; this encodes MGDLSSNFFRVLYKVLSFIGGAALSLMMFLTVADVIMRALGYPILGTYEMVALALAVVIGFTIPMVSLDRGHVYMEILLEKLSKRPRAIMNTLTRVFCLILFMVIGYNLIMVGVELHASGEVSSTLKIPFFPIAYGVGICCFLECLVFIFDIVKIWRGQYE